The Streptomyces sp. Je 1-332 genome has a window encoding:
- a CDS encoding ATP/GTP-binding protein, which yields MDFASSSNGGGRSTTSAKIVVAGGFGVGKTTFVGAVSEINPLRTEAVMTSASAGIDDLTHTGDKTTTTVAMDFGRITLDQDLILYLFGTPGQDRFWFMWDDLVRGAIGAVVLVDTRRLADCFPAVDYFENSGLPFVIALNGFDGHQPYTPDEVREALQIGPNTPIITTDARHRADAKSGLITLVEHALMARLK from the coding sequence GTGGACTTCGCAAGCTCTAGCAACGGCGGAGGCCGCTCCACCACCAGCGCGAAGATCGTGGTGGCGGGCGGCTTCGGCGTCGGCAAGACCACGTTCGTGGGCGCGGTCTCCGAGATCAACCCGCTGCGCACCGAGGCCGTCATGACGTCCGCGTCCGCGGGCATCGACGACCTCACCCACACCGGCGACAAGACCACCACCACGGTGGCCATGGACTTCGGCCGCATCACTCTGGACCAGGACCTGATCCTGTACCTCTTCGGTACGCCGGGTCAGGATCGCTTCTGGTTCATGTGGGACGACCTCGTGCGCGGTGCGATCGGTGCCGTCGTGCTCGTGGACACCCGCCGTCTCGCCGACTGTTTTCCGGCCGTCGACTACTTCGAGAACAGCGGCCTGCCCTTCGTCATCGCCCTCAACGGCTTCGACGGCCACCAGCCGTACACCCCCGATGAAGTGCGGGAAGCTCTCCAGATCGGGCCCAACACGCCGATCATCACGACCGACGCGCGACACCGTGCGGACGCAAAGAGTGGCCTGATCACGCTGGTCGAGCACGCACTTATGGCACGACTCAAGTAG
- a CDS encoding DUF742 domain-containing protein has translation MTPPNASHDPYGSQASYGIEGDQPLVRPYAMTGGRTRPRYQLAIEALVSTTADPAQLMGLLPEHQRICHLCREVKSVAEVSALLSMPLGVARILVADLAEAGLVAIHQPGGDENAGGQPDVTLLERVLSGLRKL, from the coding sequence ATGACCCCGCCCAACGCCTCTCACGACCCGTACGGCTCTCAGGCGTCGTACGGTATTGAAGGCGACCAGCCGCTGGTGCGTCCTTACGCGATGACCGGCGGCCGGACCAGGCCCCGCTACCAGCTCGCGATAGAGGCGCTGGTGAGCACGACGGCCGACCCGGCCCAGCTGATGGGGCTGCTCCCCGAGCACCAGCGCATCTGCCACCTCTGCCGTGAGGTCAAGTCGGTGGCCGAGGTGTCGGCTCTGCTCTCCATGCCGCTCGGCGTGGCCAGGATCCTCGTGGCCGACCTGGCGGAGGCCGGGCTCGTCGCCATTCACCAGCCCGGCGGCGACGAGAACGCCGGCGGTCAGCCAGACGTGACACTGCTCGAAAGGGTGCTCAGTGGACTTCGCAAGCTCTAG
- a CDS encoding roadblock/LC7 domain-containing protein: protein MSPSQAAQNLNWLITNFVDNTPGVSHTVVVSADGLLLAMSEGFPRDRADQLAAVASGLTSLTAGASRIFEGGAVTQTVVEMERGFLFLMSVSDGSSLAVLAHPECDIGLVGYEMALLVDRAGAVLTPDLRAELQGSLLH, encoded by the coding sequence TTGAGTCCGAGCCAGGCGGCACAGAATCTGAACTGGTTGATCACGAACTTCGTGGACAACACCCCCGGGGTGTCCCACACCGTCGTGGTCTCCGCCGACGGCCTGCTTCTGGCGATGTCCGAGGGCTTCCCCCGTGACCGCGCCGACCAGCTGGCCGCGGTCGCGTCGGGTCTGACCTCCCTCACCGCCGGGGCCTCGCGGATCTTCGAGGGCGGGGCCGTCACGCAGACCGTGGTGGAAATGGAGCGGGGGTTCCTTTTCCTCATGTCGGTCTCCGACGGTTCGTCCCTGGCCGTGCTCGCACACCCCGAGTGCGACATCGGCCTCGTCGGATACGAGATGGCGCTCCTCGTCGACCGCGCGGGCGCCGTCCTCACCCCGGACCTCCGCGCCGAACTGCAGGGCAGCCTGCTGCACTGA